The sequence CGATCAGGTCTATCGGTTCATCGAGCCGGGTCCCGTCGTGCTGCTCAGCACCGCGCAGGACGGCCACGCCAACGTCATGACCATGTCCTGGCACATGATGATGGAGTTCACCCCGCCGCTGATCGCCTGCATCGTCAGCGAGGGCGATTTCAGCTTCCGGGCGCTGAAGGCGACCGGCGAATGCGTCATCGCCATTCCGGCGGTGGGGCTGGCGGAAAAAGTCGTCGCCGCCGGCAATGCCTCGGGCCGCGACGGCGACAAGTTCGCCCGCGTCGGGCTGACCCCGGCGCCCGCCAGCAAGGTCGGCGCGCCGCTGGTCAAGGAGTGCTTCGCCAATCTCGAATGCCGCGTCGTCGATACGGCGCTGGTGCCGGCCTACAACCTCTTCGTGCTGGAGGTGGTGGCGGCGTGGAGCGACCCGGCGCAGGAGGCGCCGAAGACCCTCCACCATCGCGGCTACGGCACCTTCGCGGTGGACGGCGAGATCATCACCCTCGATTCGAGGATGCCCTAGCCTATTGCGAGGCCTGCAGCGCCTTGCGGAAGCGCAGGGCCGCCAGCGCGAAGAAGGCGGCGCCGATGGCCAGCAGCGCCAGCAGATTGGGCCAGATCACCGACAGCCCGGCGCCGCGGTAGAGCACCGCCTGCGACAGCGCCACGAAATGCGTCGAGGGCGAGACCTGCATCACGTTCTGCAGCCAGACCGGCATGCTCTCCATCGGCGTCGTCGAGCCGGAGAGCAGGTTCATCACGATCAGCACCGGCATCACGATGAGGCCGAACTGCGCCATCGAGGTCGACACGGTGGCGACGAGGATGCCGAGCGCCGTCACCGAGAACTGGTAGACCAGCATGGAGGCGACGAAGAGCGTCACCGAGCCCTGCACCGGCACACCGAGAACCCGCTCCACCATCACCAGCAGCGACAGCGTCGCCGCCACCACGATGACGAGGCCGTTGGCCCAGATCTTCGCCAGCATGATCTCGATCGGCGTCACCGGCATCACGAGCAGATGCTCGATCGTGCCATGCTCGCGCTCGCGGATCAGCGCGGCGCCGGCGAGGATGACGGAGAGCATGGTGATGTTGTTGATCACCTGCATCACCGAGGTGAACCAGGCCGAGGACAGGTTCGGGTTGAATCGCGGGCGGATCACCACGCTCACCGGTGCGCTGGTCACGGTGGAGGGCGCGGCGGCCCGTATCTCCTGCACCAGTATGTTCTGGATGTAGGAGGCGCCGTTGCCGGCCTGCGACATGGCGGTGGCGTCGATGTCGAGCTGGATCGAGGGCTGGCGCCCGGCGATCAGGTCGTGCTCGAATCTCGGCGGGATCTCGACCACGAAGACGTAGCGGCCGGCA comes from Ancylobacter sp. TS-1 and encodes:
- a CDS encoding flavin reductase family protein — protein: MRPLPLDQVYRFIEPGPVVLLSTAQDGHANVMTMSWHMMMEFTPPLIACIVSEGDFSFRALKATGECVIAIPAVGLAEKVVAAGNASGRDGDKFARVGLTPAPASKVGAPLVKECFANLECRVVDTALVPAYNLFVLEVVAAWSDPAQEAPKTLHHRGYGTFAVDGEIITLDSRMP
- a CDS encoding ABC transporter permease encodes the protein MLARLARIFRLGVKELYSLKSDPVLAGLILYTFTVAVYTVSVGAKFEVENAAVAVVDEDQTALSRRLRDALLKPFFKEPVLIGADGIDAAMDAGRYVFVVEIPPRFEHDLIAGRQPSIQLDIDATAMSQAGNGASYIQNILVQEIRAAAPSTVTSAPVSVVIRPRFNPNLSSAWFTSVMQVINNITMLSVILAGAALIREREHGTIEHLLVMPVTPIEIMLAKIWANGLVIVVAATLSLLVMVERVLGVPVQGSVTLFVASMLVYQFSVTALGILVATVSTSMAQFGLIVMPVLIVMNLLSGSTTPMESMPVWLQNVMQVSPSTHFVALSQAVLYRGAGLSVIWPNLLALLAIGAAFFALAALRFRKALQASQ